One genomic window of Luteitalea pratensis includes the following:
- a CDS encoding Gfo/Idh/MocA family protein, with protein MANRRTFLRTMMAGAVGAGAGSPSPGFGAAGTRVAPSDRVCVGMIGAGLIGTRHLIDFTAQPDVDVVAIAELSPARMQAARARTEGRAEAVTDFRRMLDRKDIDAIVVSTPDHWHALMTVMACAAGKDVYVEKPLTHVVREGDWMVSAATRHQRIVQVGTQQRSGRHYQRAKALLREGHLGDIRHVHVRSTRNIVPGFTRPVDDPQLTPEAWDMWLGPAPSVPFDPRRALYHFRWYWDYSGGQTTNLLAHDLDIVQWMTDAMPRRVSAFGQRRSLQGFGETPDAFEATYEFPGFLLTWSNSEVSAGRWRGLEIGGTKGTLTISRAGFEIIPDATIPAEDQIPRVEFAGRPAAAATPRTEAIKDDGYEQVRDQFVPHVRDFLEAIKSRRPPVSDLASAQRTATACHLANVAMRVGRVVRWDVAANDVVGDPAASALLTKAYRAPWDRELLAIVPGATLAPAAPRSSASVGGEGRL; from the coding sequence GTGGCCAACAGACGGACGTTCCTCAGGACGATGATGGCCGGCGCGGTGGGGGCGGGTGCGGGATCGCCGTCGCCGGGGTTCGGAGCGGCCGGCACACGAGTGGCGCCGAGCGATCGGGTTTGCGTCGGGATGATCGGCGCGGGTCTCATCGGCACGCGCCACCTCATCGACTTCACGGCACAACCTGACGTCGACGTCGTCGCCATCGCCGAGTTGTCACCAGCGCGTATGCAGGCGGCCCGGGCACGGACGGAAGGCCGCGCCGAGGCCGTCACCGATTTCAGGCGGATGCTGGACCGCAAGGACATCGACGCAATCGTGGTGTCCACGCCCGATCACTGGCATGCCTTGATGACGGTGATGGCGTGCGCCGCCGGCAAGGACGTCTACGTCGAGAAGCCGCTCACCCATGTCGTGCGTGAGGGAGACTGGATGGTCTCGGCCGCCACGCGCCATCAACGCATCGTCCAGGTGGGCACCCAGCAACGATCCGGCCGGCACTACCAGCGTGCCAAGGCCCTCCTCCGTGAAGGTCACCTCGGCGACATCCGACACGTCCACGTCCGATCGACCCGCAACATCGTGCCCGGCTTCACACGGCCTGTGGACGATCCGCAGTTGACGCCCGAAGCCTGGGACATGTGGCTCGGGCCGGCGCCATCGGTCCCGTTCGATCCGAGGCGAGCGCTCTACCACTTTCGCTGGTACTGGGACTACTCGGGCGGGCAGACGACGAACCTGCTGGCGCACGATCTCGACATCGTGCAATGGATGACCGACGCCATGCCGAGGCGCGTCTCGGCGTTCGGGCAGCGTCGATCGCTGCAAGGCTTCGGCGAGACTCCGGATGCGTTCGAGGCCACCTACGAGTTCCCCGGCTTCCTCCTCACGTGGTCCAACTCCGAGGTGTCGGCCGGACGCTGGCGAGGGCTCGAGATCGGTGGCACCAAGGGGACGCTCACGATTTCGCGAGCCGGATTCGAGATCATCCCTGACGCCACCATCCCGGCCGAGGATCAGATCCCGCGCGTCGAGTTCGCCGGACGGCCTGCCGCCGCCGCGACGCCTCGCACCGAGGCGATCAAGGACGATGGTTACGAGCAAGTGCGCGATCAGTTCGTGCCACACGTGCGCGACTTCCTCGAGGCGATCAAGTCCAGGCGTCCTCCGGTGTCCGACCTGGCGAGCGCGCAACGCACCGCCACGGCCTGTCACCTGGCCAACGTCGCCATGCGCGTCGGGCGGGTGGTCCGCTGGGACGTCGCGGCCAATGACGTCGTCGGCGATCCGGCGGCGTCAGCGCTACTCACCAAGGCGTACCGTGCGCCGTGGGACCGCGAACTGTTGGCGATTGTTCCAGGCGCGACGCTCGCCCCAGCAGCGCCACGTTCGTCGGCGTCCGTCGGAGGAGAGGGACGCTTATGA
- a CDS encoding sugar phosphate isomerase/epimerase family protein: MSAAVVAEVDREMPGVDRRGFVAALLASPWLAARAGSAARPATSMYLAYTSFAVRMSQGRDILKSNAAALGPDAFRELCLRFGARGGQIDLSQVPVGDPAALAAIRAAYEKDAIALEVSIPSRYLETPETYAQAVTAARALGATRGRVALLSGRRYETFETASAWAAFTTKWRETLLRLRPEFERQQFAIGIENHKDWLAPELAALLRAVDSRFVGACVDFGNNLALLEHPDETIEVLAPLAVTTHLKDMAVKPTADGFELSEVPLGQGILPLDRYVRAIRSARPDAALCLEMITRDPLRVPFRNERYWVAFDATARDAARLQRFEQQILSRAPARPLRRITGLAPAAQVELEDEHVRACVAYARDVLKLETA; encoded by the coding sequence ATGTCCGCCGCAGTCGTGGCGGAGGTGGACCGCGAGATGCCTGGCGTCGATCGCCGCGGCTTCGTCGCCGCCCTGCTGGCGAGTCCATGGCTGGCGGCACGGGCGGGCAGCGCGGCTCGACCCGCCACGTCGATGTACCTGGCGTACACGTCATTCGCCGTGCGCATGTCGCAGGGCCGCGACATCCTCAAGAGCAACGCGGCGGCGCTGGGCCCCGATGCGTTCCGGGAACTCTGCCTCCGGTTCGGCGCGCGCGGCGGACAGATCGATCTCTCGCAGGTGCCGGTCGGCGACCCGGCCGCGCTGGCCGCGATCCGTGCCGCGTACGAGAAGGACGCGATCGCGCTCGAAGTCTCAATCCCGTCGCGGTACCTCGAAACGCCGGAGACCTACGCACAGGCCGTGACCGCGGCGCGGGCCCTCGGCGCCACCCGGGGACGTGTCGCGCTGCTGTCGGGTCGACGCTACGAGACCTTCGAGACGGCGTCGGCCTGGGCGGCGTTCACGACGAAATGGCGGGAGACGCTGCTGCGCCTGCGGCCCGAATTCGAGCGCCAGCAGTTTGCCATCGGCATCGAGAACCACAAGGACTGGCTGGCGCCGGAGTTGGCGGCACTGCTCCGTGCGGTCGACAGCCGCTTTGTCGGTGCCTGCGTCGATTTCGGCAACAACCTCGCGCTCCTCGAGCATCCCGACGAGACCATCGAGGTGCTCGCACCCCTGGCCGTCACGACGCACCTGAAGGACATGGCCGTGAAGCCCACCGCCGACGGGTTCGAATTGTCGGAGGTGCCGCTGGGGCAGGGGATACTGCCGCTCGATCGGTACGTGCGCGCGATCCGCAGTGCACGGCCGGACGCGGCCCTGTGCCTCGAGATGATCACGCGCGACCCACTGCGCGTGCCATTTCGCAACGAGCGCTATTGGGTGGCGTTCGACGCGACGGCGCGCGACGCTGCGCGGCTGCAGCGGTTCGAGCAGCAGATCCTGTCGCGCGCGCCTGCCCGCCCGCTGCGGCGCATCACCGGCCTCGCGCCCGCGGCGCAGGTCGAACTCGAAGACGAGCACGTGCGCGCCTGTGTCGCCTACGCGCGCGACGTGCTGAAACTGGAGACCGCCTGA
- a CDS encoding SDR family NAD(P)-dependent oxidoreductase — protein sequence MSDGRPHALDLFRLNGRTALITGGARGLGLVMAEALAEAGASVCLTSRTPGAAQDAAASLASTTGGRVVGVTSELTTSAAVEHLSRQVADAVGHVDILVNNAGINIRGNIGEISEADWDAVMDANLKAPFLVARAFGPAMCARGWGRVITLSSMLGTIALPGRSPYASSKAAVLGLTRVLALEWAPLGVTVNAICPGPFGTEMNRQLLNDPEKYQAFVQKLPLGRWGELHEVKGIVLFLASDASSFMTGTALALDGGWTAQ from the coding sequence ATGTCCGACGGACGCCCGCACGCGCTGGACCTGTTTCGACTGAATGGCCGCACCGCCCTGATTACCGGCGGCGCTCGCGGACTCGGACTCGTGATGGCCGAAGCCCTTGCCGAGGCGGGAGCCTCGGTGTGCTTGACGAGCCGCACGCCGGGCGCGGCGCAGGACGCGGCGGCCTCGCTCGCGAGCACGACCGGCGGACGCGTCGTGGGCGTGACGAGCGAACTCACGACGTCGGCAGCTGTCGAGCATCTCTCGCGGCAGGTGGCCGATGCGGTCGGTCATGTGGACATCCTGGTGAACAACGCCGGGATCAACATCCGCGGCAACATCGGCGAGATCTCCGAGGCCGACTGGGATGCGGTGATGGACGCCAATCTCAAGGCGCCGTTCCTGGTGGCCCGCGCCTTCGGTCCCGCGATGTGCGCACGCGGCTGGGGGCGGGTGATCACCCTCTCGTCGATGCTCGGGACGATCGCGTTGCCCGGCCGATCGCCGTATGCCTCCTCCAAGGCGGCGGTTCTCGGGCTCACCCGCGTCCTGGCGCTGGAGTGGGCCCCCCTGGGCGTGACCGTCAACGCGATTTGCCCAGGCCCCTTCGGCACCGAGATGAATCGCCAGCTGTTGAACGATCCGGAGAAATACCAGGCGTTCGTCCAGAAACTGCCGCTCGGCCGCTGGGGCGAGTTGCACGAGGTCAAGGGGATTGTCCTGTTCCTTGCCTCGGACGCTTCGTCGTTCATGACCGGCACGGCGCTCGCGCTCGACGGCGGCTGGACCGCCCAGTGA
- a CDS encoding GDSL-type esterase/lipase family protein yields the protein MWIGHVCLAAACVVAAAIDSPTNAQGVATAPRVAVPAPLDLSRYEKDVVAFEEADRTARPPAGGILFVGSSIFRQWTNLAAQMAPLPVFNRAFGGSRTAEQLHYMDRIVLPYKPRVIVYYCGSNDVNANESAADIASRYEAFSERVRQALPDTRLYFASIIRAPQKRDRWSVVDDANARVREYSARTPGRGYIDLHPALEETPRQPRMDLYLPDHLHYLPPAYDRIVELIRPVITAAWAEVSTDGASRRQ from the coding sequence ATGTGGATTGGTCACGTGTGCCTCGCGGCCGCCTGTGTCGTCGCGGCTGCGATAGACAGCCCCACCAACGCCCAGGGTGTCGCCACCGCACCTCGGGTCGCCGTACCGGCGCCACTCGACCTGTCGCGTTACGAGAAGGACGTCGTCGCGTTCGAGGAGGCGGACCGGACTGCGCGGCCACCGGCCGGCGGCATCCTCTTCGTGGGGAGCAGCATCTTCCGGCAATGGACGAACCTGGCCGCACAGATGGCGCCCCTGCCGGTCTTCAACCGCGCCTTCGGTGGCTCCCGCACCGCCGAGCAGTTGCACTACATGGATCGCATCGTCCTGCCGTACAAGCCGCGGGTGATCGTCTACTACTGCGGCAGCAACGACGTGAACGCTAACGAGTCCGCCGCGGACATCGCCTCACGCTACGAAGCATTCTCCGAGCGCGTGCGCCAGGCGCTCCCGGACACGCGTCTGTACTTTGCGTCGATCATCAGGGCGCCGCAGAAGCGCGATCGGTGGAGTGTGGTTGACGACGCCAACGCGCGCGTCCGTGAGTACAGCGCGCGCACGCCAGGACGCGGCTACATCGACCTGCACCCAGCGCTCGAGGAGACGCCACGGCAGCCGAGAATGGACCTCTACCTGCCCGACCACCTGCATTACCTGCCGCCCGCATACGACCGCATCGTCGAGTTGATCAGGCCGGTCATCACTGCTGCGTGGGCTGAAGTGTCGACCGATGGCGCATCGCGCCGCCAGTAA
- a CDS encoding glycosyltransferase has protein sequence MRIVIATWGSHGDLNPALGLAVGLRDRGHDVVVATSPLYRPDVERAGVGFHAVRPDIDPGDSAFIARVMDAHRGTEFLFRQVLMPALGAAAADLRPAVAQAELVISHPATFAVPVLAEELGTMWASMVLAPMSFFSVHDVPVLPPAPWLRRIAERSPLVSRTLVAMARKATRNWTRPVAALRAASGLPAGGDPVYEGQHSPHLVLALFSRVLADPQADWPAHVVVTGAIPYNGAGVSGWPDALEAFLAAGPPPVVFTLGTSAVGAPGRFYEESIAAVRAVGCRAVLLVGYQGASRLSAPLPDAVIAVEYAPHAALFPRAAAVVHQGGAGTLHHALASGRPMIVVPFAHDQPDNADRARRLGVARVIRPGRYRARRVAQALREVLEDREMATAAAHVAARVRAEDGVGTACDAIERLLARQR, from the coding sequence ATGCGCATCGTCATAGCCACGTGGGGATCGCATGGTGACCTGAACCCCGCGCTCGGCCTTGCCGTGGGGCTGCGTGACCGCGGCCATGACGTCGTCGTGGCGACGAGCCCCTTGTACCGGCCCGATGTCGAACGAGCCGGGGTCGGCTTTCACGCCGTCAGGCCGGACATCGATCCTGGCGACTCGGCGTTCATCGCGCGGGTGATGGATGCGCACCGGGGCACCGAGTTCCTGTTCAGGCAGGTGCTGATGCCGGCGCTGGGCGCCGCCGCTGCAGATCTCCGGCCTGCCGTCGCGCAGGCCGAGCTCGTCATCAGCCATCCAGCTACCTTCGCCGTGCCCGTGCTGGCCGAGGAACTCGGGACGATGTGGGCATCGATGGTCCTGGCGCCGATGTCGTTTTTCTCCGTGCACGACGTGCCGGTACTCCCGCCAGCGCCGTGGCTGCGCCGCATCGCGGAGCGATCACCGCTGGTGAGCCGCACGCTCGTGGCGATGGCCCGGAAGGCGACGCGAAACTGGACAAGGCCCGTTGCCGCGCTCAGGGCTGCCAGTGGACTTCCGGCCGGCGGGGATCCGGTGTACGAGGGACAGCATTCTCCGCACCTCGTGCTGGCGCTGTTCTCGCGCGTGCTTGCCGACCCGCAGGCTGACTGGCCCGCACACGTCGTCGTGACCGGCGCCATCCCTTACAACGGCGCAGGCGTGAGCGGGTGGCCGGACGCACTCGAGGCGTTCCTGGCGGCTGGACCGCCGCCGGTGGTCTTCACGCTGGGGACGTCCGCGGTCGGTGCGCCGGGCCGGTTCTACGAAGAGAGCATCGCAGCCGTCCGGGCCGTCGGCTGTCGTGCCGTGCTCCTGGTCGGGTACCAGGGTGCCAGCCGCCTTTCTGCGCCGCTCCCGGATGCCGTCATCGCTGTCGAGTACGCGCCGCATGCCGCGCTGTTCCCACGCGCTGCCGCCGTGGTGCACCAGGGCGGTGCGGGGACGCTGCATCACGCGCTGGCGTCCGGGCGGCCGATGATCGTGGTGCCGTTTGCGCACGACCAGCCCGACAACGCCGATCGGGCCCGGCGCCTGGGTGTAGCTCGTGTGATCAGGCCGGGGCGGTACCGCGCGCGACGCGTTGCCCAGGCCCTGCGCGAGGTGTTGGAGGATCGGGAGATGGCCACCGCGGCGGCGCACGTCGCGGCACGCGTCCGCGCCGAGGACGGCGTCGGTACGGCCTGCGACGCGATCGAACGCCTGCTTGCGCGACAAAGGTAG
- a CDS encoding class I SAM-dependent methyltransferase — protein MANPFGDDFMAAGYAASRPAVHPRVIDQLRVWMDGAVVHRAADIGCGAGLSTRPLASLARMSVGFDPAESMVRAAARVVPGALFVTAGGEAMPFDDHSIDLLTAAGSLNYARDLDATFAEAVRVLAPGGLLAVYDFSPGRSFVDSDRLDAWFEAFIARYPFPASQARPLSPSLLEAAASDLVLVRGETFEIPLALEPAFHVDYMLTETCVQDAVRRGTPLESIRSWVTETLAPVFDGRPHDVLFRGYLATLTGTQERRNTGLRD, from the coding sequence ATGGCCAACCCGTTCGGCGACGACTTCATGGCCGCCGGGTACGCGGCAAGTCGCCCGGCCGTCCACCCTCGCGTCATCGATCAGCTACGCGTCTGGATGGATGGCGCCGTCGTGCACCGGGCCGCCGACATCGGCTGCGGTGCCGGGTTGTCGACGCGCCCGCTTGCGTCGCTGGCCAGGATGTCGGTGGGGTTCGATCCGGCCGAGTCGATGGTGCGCGCAGCGGCACGAGTCGTACCCGGTGCGCTGTTTGTGACCGCGGGTGGCGAGGCGATGCCATTCGACGACCACTCCATCGACCTGCTCACGGCTGCCGGCTCACTCAACTACGCCCGCGATCTGGACGCGACCTTCGCCGAAGCGGTGCGTGTGCTTGCACCAGGCGGCCTGCTCGCCGTCTACGATTTCTCGCCGGGTCGTTCCTTCGTCGATTCGGATCGGCTGGATGCCTGGTTCGAGGCGTTCATCGCGCGCTACCCGTTTCCGGCCAGCCAGGCACGGCCACTGTCGCCATCCCTGCTGGAAGCAGCCGCGTCGGACCTGGTGCTGGTGCGCGGTGAGACCTTCGAGATTCCGCTGGCTCTCGAGCCCGCCTTCCACGTCGACTACATGCTCACAGAGACGTGTGTGCAGGACGCCGTGCGCCGCGGCACGCCACTCGAAAGCATCCGCAGTTGGGTCACCGAGACGCTCGCCCCGGTGTTCGACGGCCGCCCCCACGACGTCCTGTTCCGCGGCTACCTCGCGACGCTCACAGGAACTCAGGAACGCAGGAACACAGGGCTCAGGGACTGA
- the hemN gene encoding oxygen-independent coproporphyrinogen III oxidase, whose amino-acid sequence MPQQFVDLVRGPRLAQSGCVPGAGLRDAPSSSLRQVAPPWHGDAESQAVDLDLLRRYDRPGPRYTSYPTAVEFHEGVDAGRYATHLAAAAAKPDAPLSLYVHLPFCESRCAFCGCSVVVTRKRQVAEQYLEYLFREIGMVAEALGRRRQVVQYHWGGGTPSYLSPDQMRALHQEVGRHFAIDPAGELALEVDPRVTSSEQIETLSALGFNRLSLGVQDFDPDVQQAIHRIQGVEATRALVAHARALGFASINVDLIYGLPRQDVDSFGRTVETVIDMRPDRVAAYSFAHVPWIRAHQKLLNVEELPSADRKLQLFVAARARFLAAGYRPIGMDHFALPDDDLARAAEAGTLHRNFMGYTTRPAPDMVGFGVSAIGDVAGAFVQNTRKLSAYYQAIDAGRLPVQRGYVLDEDDVVRRHVVTQLICNLQLDTRATARRFAIEFDTYFAIERRELTEGPIAHGFLRDEGGVLRVTPTGRLFVRNICMIFDRHLREKRGDAPVFSRTV is encoded by the coding sequence TTGCCGCAGCAATTCGTGGACCTCGTGCGTGGCCCGCGCCTTGCACAATCGGGTTGTGTGCCCGGTGCCGGCCTGCGCGACGCTCCCTCCTCATCGCTGCGACAGGTCGCGCCGCCGTGGCATGGTGATGCGGAGTCCCAGGCGGTCGACCTCGACCTGCTGCGCAGGTACGACCGTCCGGGCCCGCGCTACACCTCGTACCCGACGGCCGTGGAGTTCCACGAGGGCGTGGACGCCGGCAGGTACGCCACGCACCTCGCGGCCGCGGCCGCCAAGCCGGATGCGCCGCTGTCCCTGTACGTGCACCTGCCATTCTGCGAGTCTCGCTGCGCCTTCTGCGGCTGCTCGGTCGTCGTCACCAGGAAACGCCAGGTCGCCGAGCAGTACCTCGAATACCTGTTCCGCGAGATCGGCATGGTGGCCGAGGCCCTCGGCAGGCGGCGTCAGGTGGTGCAGTACCACTGGGGCGGCGGCACCCCCAGCTATCTCTCGCCCGACCAGATGCGGGCGCTGCACCAGGAGGTCGGACGCCACTTCGCGATCGATCCGGCTGGCGAACTCGCGCTCGAGGTCGATCCGCGCGTCACGTCGTCTGAACAGATCGAGACACTGAGCGCGCTGGGCTTCAACCGACTGTCGCTCGGGGTCCAGGACTTCGACCCGGACGTGCAGCAGGCCATCCATCGGATCCAGGGCGTCGAGGCGACGCGAGCGCTCGTCGCGCATGCCCGGGCGCTCGGCTTCGCTTCGATCAACGTCGACCTGATCTACGGACTCCCGCGCCAGGACGTCGATTCGTTCGGCCGGACCGTCGAGACGGTCATCGACATGCGCCCGGACCGCGTGGCCGCGTACTCGTTTGCGCACGTCCCCTGGATCCGTGCCCATCAGAAACTGCTGAACGTCGAGGAACTGCCCTCGGCCGATCGCAAGCTGCAACTGTTCGTGGCCGCGCGCGCTCGCTTCCTCGCCGCCGGCTACCGGCCCATTGGCATGGACCACTTCGCGCTGCCCGATGACGACCTGGCTCGTGCCGCCGAGGCCGGCACGCTTCACCGAAACTTCATGGGGTACACGACGCGGCCCGCTCCCGACATGGTCGGATTCGGCGTCTCGGCCATCGGCGACGTGGCTGGCGCGTTCGTGCAGAACACCAGGAAGCTGAGTGCGTACTACCAGGCCATCGATGCCGGCCGCCTGCCCGTTCAACGCGGCTACGTCCTCGACGAGGACGACGTCGTGCGGCGCCACGTGGTGACGCAGCTGATCTGCAACCTGCAACTGGACACGCGCGCGACCGCACGACGATTCGCCATCGAGTTCGACACCTACTTCGCGATCGAGCGGCGTGAACTCACCGAGGGGCCGATCGCCCACGGCTTCCTCCGGGACGAGGGCGGAGTCCTGCGCGTCACTCCGACCGGCCGCCTGTTCGTCCGCAACATCTGCATGATCTTCGACCGGCACCTGCGCGAAAAGCGCGGCGACGCGCCGGTCTTCTCGAGGACCGTCTAG
- the hemH gene encoding ferrochelatase — MSVAIDTHRAPAWCKLPAPTARVVEHAFDAPPVGVLLFNMGGPGTLDEVEPFLVNLFSDRDIIELPMGALLQPVVARIIARARGNGVRRNYASIGGGSPQLRLTRAQALALNDRLDRVTGRRHIVEIAMRYWQPDTDTALQRLASEGVSRLVTVTLYPHYSRATTGSSRRELDRVLAQPQWQGRFDVSHVDAYPDHPLYLDAMADNVRRALDGFPSHRRNHVTVLFSAHGLPRKFVDEGDPYVEHTHRTVQGILGRVAMPNRHAIGFQSRTGPVTWIGPGTEEVLRDLGRQGVKEVLMVPVSFVSDHIETLYEVDQLFKDDAMAAGILDYRRSEALNTHPLYIEALVDLVGRQFAVA; from the coding sequence ATGTCCGTCGCGATCGACACTCACCGCGCCCCAGCCTGGTGCAAGCTCCCCGCCCCCACCGCCCGCGTCGTCGAGCACGCGTTCGATGCCCCACCGGTCGGGGTGCTCCTGTTCAACATGGGCGGCCCCGGGACGCTCGACGAGGTCGAGCCGTTCCTCGTGAACCTGTTCTCGGACCGCGACATCATCGAGCTGCCGATGGGCGCACTGCTGCAGCCCGTGGTCGCGCGCATCATCGCCAGGGCGCGCGGCAACGGCGTGCGTCGCAACTACGCGTCGATCGGCGGCGGGTCGCCGCAGCTGCGGCTCACGCGTGCGCAGGCGCTCGCGCTCAACGATCGGCTCGACCGCGTCACCGGCCGCCGGCACATCGTCGAGATCGCGATGCGATACTGGCAGCCCGACACCGATACCGCGTTGCAGCGGCTCGCGTCCGAGGGCGTCTCCAGGCTCGTGACGGTCACGCTGTATCCGCACTACTCGCGGGCCACGACCGGTTCATCGCGCCGGGAGCTCGATCGTGTGCTTGCGCAGCCGCAGTGGCAGGGCCGGTTCGACGTCAGCCACGTCGACGCGTATCCCGATCACCCGCTGTACCTCGACGCGATGGCAGACAATGTCCGCCGCGCCCTCGACGGCTTCCCGTCCCACCGCCGCAACCACGTGACGGTGCTCTTCAGTGCGCACGGCCTGCCCAGGAAGTTCGTGGACGAAGGCGACCCGTACGTGGAGCACACGCATCGGACGGTGCAGGGCATCCTCGGCCGTGTCGCCATGCCGAACCGCCACGCGATCGGGTTCCAGTCACGAACCGGTCCGGTCACATGGATCGGCCCCGGTACCGAGGAGGTCCTTCGCGACCTCGGCCGGCAGGGTGTCAAGGAAGTCCTCATGGTGCCGGTCTCGTTCGTCTCCGATCACATCGAGACCCTCTACGAGGTCGACCAGTTGTTCAAGGACGATGCAATGGCCGCGGGAATCCTGGACTATCGCCGGAGCGAGGCGCTGAACACCCACCCGCTCTATATCGAGGCCCTCGTCGATCTCGTGGGTCGGCAGTTCGCCGTCGCATGA
- the hemG gene encoding protoporphyrinogen oxidase, which produces MSPTDSATARRRVAIVGGGIAGLSVAHALLAQGAGAQGIAVSVLERAPRPGGHIRTENVDGFLCEWGPNGFLDNAPATLALARDLGLDAQLQPSDDRSRTRFIFRGGRVLPVPGGPVGLVGSRLLSWPAKLRLAMEPFARPRPGGDETIHAFASRRIGVEAADVLVDSMVSGIFGGDARELSLRACFPKMWTLETEHGGLVRAMIARRRQQPRRRGEAMGTPLGRLTSFRGGAEDLVRGLTTRLGDVVRTGVEVCQMTGGLGRYQLNIDGQAPVEADAVVLASGAATTATMVRALDTPLADTLEAMPTASMVVVCLGYATCAVGHPLNGFGYLIPRNEGMRTLGVLWDSSVYPGRAPEGHVLMRVMLGGATDPDAVDLDDATVLDVVRRELRVAMGVDATPHIVRIVRHRTGIPQYTVGHLDRLARAEARLARWPGLVLAGNAYRGVSINACIADAQTVATRVLSHCAAVRTEHRPTRLGV; this is translated from the coding sequence ATGAGCCCGACCGACAGCGCCACGGCGAGACGGCGCGTCGCCATCGTCGGCGGCGGCATCGCGGGTTTGTCCGTCGCGCACGCGCTCCTCGCGCAAGGGGCGGGCGCGCAAGGAATCGCCGTCTCCGTGCTGGAACGCGCGCCGCGTCCCGGAGGCCACATCCGGACGGAAAACGTCGACGGGTTCCTGTGCGAGTGGGGGCCCAACGGCTTCCTCGACAACGCACCGGCGACGCTGGCACTCGCCAGGGATCTGGGGCTCGACGCGCAGTTGCAGCCGAGCGACGACAGGTCCCGCACGCGGTTCATCTTCCGCGGTGGCCGAGTCCTTCCCGTGCCAGGCGGCCCCGTGGGCCTCGTCGGCAGCCGCCTGCTGTCGTGGCCGGCCAAGCTTCGCCTGGCGATGGAGCCCTTCGCGCGACCGCGGCCAGGCGGAGACGAGACCATCCACGCGTTCGCCTCGCGCCGCATCGGCGTCGAGGCCGCCGACGTGTTGGTGGATTCCATGGTGTCGGGGATCTTTGGCGGCGACGCCCGTGAGCTCTCGTTGCGCGCCTGCTTTCCGAAGATGTGGACGCTGGAGACAGAACACGGCGGCCTGGTCCGCGCGATGATCGCCCGCCGACGGCAGCAGCCTCGCCGTCGCGGCGAGGCCATGGGGACACCACTCGGGCGACTGACATCCTTTCGCGGTGGCGCAGAGGATCTCGTCCGCGGACTCACGACACGCCTCGGTGACGTCGTGCGCACTGGCGTCGAGGTCTGCCAGATGACCGGGGGCCTTGGCCGGTACCAGCTGAATATCGATGGACAGGCGCCAGTCGAGGCCGACGCCGTCGTGCTCGCGAGCGGCGCGGCGACGACTGCAACGATGGTGCGTGCGCTCGACACCCCACTGGCAGACACGCTCGAGGCGATGCCGACCGCCTCCATGGTGGTCGTGTGCCTCGGGTACGCAACGTGCGCCGTCGGACATCCGTTGAACGGCTTCGGCTACCTGATTCCCCGAAACGAAGGTATGCGTACGCTCGGCGTCCTGTGGGACTCGTCGGTCTATCCGGGCCGCGCCCCTGAGGGCCACGTGCTGATGCGCGTGATGCTGGGTGGGGCGACCGACCCGGACGCCGTGGATCTGGACGATGCGACGGTGCTCGATGTGGTCCGAAGGGAGTTGAGGGTCGCGATGGGCGTCGATGCGACGCCACACATCGTTCGGATCGTCCGCCATCGCACGGGCATTCCGCAGTACACCGTCGGGCACCTCGATCGCCTCGCGCGTGCCGAAGCCCGACTTGCCAGATGGCCAGGCCTGGTACTGGCGGGCAACGCCTATCGCGGTGTGTCGATCAACGCGTGCATCGCCGATGCGCAGACCGTCGCGACCCGCGTCCTCAGCCACTGCGCCGCCGTGCGCACCGAGCACCGACCGACTCGACTCGGCGTGTAG